One Erythrobacter sp. SDW2 genomic region harbors:
- a CDS encoding serine hydrolase, protein MDDSAFVRVVEEAALPGAACIIVDRDGTRYARAFGHADAIRGTPMALDTPCQIASMTKALVSVAAMQLVEQGKLSLDGPVGDVLPDLADAQVLEGFDESGAPQLRPAARPVTLRHLLTHTAGLGYFFIHPEILRYFAYVGMPEPGSLASLRMPLMFDPGDKWEYSVSTDYTGLAIEAASGKQLGDYFAENIFAPLGMTDTGFRPELADHAATVHRRKEGGGFEAAPMILGGGEYQSGGGGLTSTAPDYARFLQAILRRGELDGNRILSEASIAELSRNQIGDIRAGYMGSAMPELAAPFDNFPDQHTGWSLAFLINPERGPNGRSPGSLAWAGIFNSYYWIDPSEGVAGVFVSQMAPFGDPGALEAFGALERLAYS, encoded by the coding sequence ATGGACGACAGCGCATTCGTGAGAGTGGTGGAAGAGGCGGCGCTACCCGGTGCCGCCTGCATCATCGTGGACCGCGACGGCACGCGCTATGCCCGCGCCTTCGGCCATGCCGATGCGATCCGCGGCACGCCGATGGCGCTCGACACGCCTTGCCAGATCGCGTCGATGACCAAGGCGCTGGTCTCGGTCGCGGCGATGCAGCTGGTTGAGCAGGGCAAGCTGTCGCTCGATGGCCCGGTCGGCGACGTCTTGCCCGATCTTGCCGATGCGCAGGTGCTCGAAGGGTTCGACGAGAGCGGCGCGCCGCAGCTCCGCCCGGCCGCTCGCCCGGTCACTCTGCGGCACCTGCTGACCCACACCGCGGGGCTGGGCTATTTCTTCATCCATCCGGAAATCCTGCGCTATTTCGCTTACGTCGGTATGCCAGAGCCGGGTTCGCTGGCGAGCCTCCGGATGCCGCTGATGTTCGATCCCGGCGACAAATGGGAATATTCGGTCAGCACCGACTACACGGGCCTCGCAATCGAGGCGGCGAGCGGGAAGCAGCTCGGAGACTATTTTGCCGAGAACATCTTTGCCCCGCTCGGCATGACCGATACCGGCTTCCGCCCCGAACTGGCCGATCACGCCGCCACGGTCCATCGGCGCAAGGAAGGCGGCGGGTTCGAGGCTGCCCCGATGATCCTGGGCGGCGGCGAATATCAGAGCGGCGGCGGGGGGCTGACCTCGACCGCGCCAGATTATGCCCGCTTCCTGCAGGCGATCCTGCGGCGCGGCGAACTCGACGGCAATCGGATCCTGAGCGAGGCAAGCATCGCCGAACTCAGCCGCAACCAGATCGGCGACATTCGCGCCGGCTACATGGGCTCGGCCATGCCCGAACTCGCCGCGCCGTTCGACAATTTCCCCGACCAGCACACCGGCTGGAGCCTGGCCTTCCTGATCAATCCCGAGCGCGGCCCCAATGGCCGCTCGCCGGGGAGCCTTGCCTGGGCCGGGATCTTCAACAGCTACTACTGGATCGACCCGAGCGAAGGCGTGGCCGGGGTGTTTGTCTCGCAGATGGCCCCCTTCGGCGATCCCGGTGCGCTCGAAGCCTTCGGGGCACTGGAGCGGTTGGCCTATAGCTAA
- the rpoC gene encoding DNA-directed RNA polymerase subunit beta' → MNELTKFTNQLAKPETFDQIQIGIASPERIRSWSFGEIKKPETINYRTFKPERDGLFCARIFGPVKDYECLCGKYKRMKYKGVVCEKCGVEVTVTKVRRERMGHIELAAPVAHIWFLKSLPSRIGLLLDMQLKQLERVLYFENYIVTEPGLTPLEKFQLLSEDELLEAQDEYGEDAFTAGIGAEAVKIMLMDLDLEQEKEDLLEELATTKSKLKPAKIIKRLKVVESFIESGNRPEWMILDVVPVIPPELRPLVPLDGGRFATSDLNDLYRRVINRNNRLKRLIELRAPDIIVRNEKRMLQESVDALFDNGRRGRVITGANKRPLKSLSDMLKGKQGRFRQNLLGKRVDYSGRSVIVTGPELKLHQCGLPKKMALELFKPFIYARLDAKGLSMTLKQAKKWVEKERKEVWDILDEVIREHPVLLNRAPTLHRLGIQAFEPVLIEGKAIQLHPLVCSAFNADFDGDQMAVHVPLSLEAQLEARVLMMSTNNILSPANGKPIIVPSQDMVLGLYYLSMERQEKTPEYIDGENGEKIEKLPRFADMAEVHQALEVKSVTLHTRIIARVPQADEQGNVSMVRFVTTPGRMLIGECLPKNHKVPFDIVNRLLTKKDIGDVIDEVYRHTGQKDTVLFADAIMALGFRHAFKAGISFGKDDMIIPDSKDGMIEETKKLVADYEQQYQDGLITQQEKYNKVIDAWSRCGDQVADAMMAEIKSQKFDEDGKESQINSIYMMSHSGARGSPAQMKQLAGMRGLMAKPSGEIIETPIISNFKEGLTVLEYFNSTHGARKGLADTALKTANSGYLTRRLVDVSQDCVIVVDDCGTENALEMRAIVQGGSVIASLGERILGRTTAEDLVNAKTGEVIVKAGTLLDEPMVKAIEEAEVQVAKIRSPLVCEAEQGVCGTCYGRDLARGTPVNIGEAVGVIAAQSIGEPGTQLTMRTFHIGGAAQLNETSHLEAISDGTVVYRDMPTITDKKGRILSLARNGELAVIDAEGREREIHKVPYGTVLMHKDGGKVKEGERLAEWDPFSLPIITEQSGVVRYQDLADGVTMEEMVDDATGIAQRVVTENRATGRKKKEDLRPRLTLLNEAGDETEAARYMLAPGTALSVEDGQQVEAGDILARASREAAKTRDITGGLPRVAELFEARVPKDNAIIAKISGKIEFVREYKAKRKIAIVPEEGDPVEYLIPKTKVIDVQEGDFVKKGDTLISGSPNPHDILDVLGVEALAEYLVAEIQEVYRLQGVKINDKHIEVIVRQMLQKVEITDGGDTVLLPGEQVDLDEMNEANAKLAKGKQPATGTPVLLGITKASLQTRSFISAASFQETTRVLTQAAVEGKRDSLIGLKENVIVGRLIPAGTGAGMNRMRVTASARDAALRAAWKKQQDALAASGETEKEPAPQVMDMDAMAAAMGGDVATEAPVEAPEADGEE, encoded by the coding sequence ATGAACGAACTGACCAAATTCACCAACCAGCTCGCCAAGCCGGAAACCTTCGACCAGATCCAGATCGGCATCGCGTCGCCCGAGCGCATCCGCAGCTGGTCGTTCGGCGAAATCAAGAAGCCGGAAACGATCAACTACCGCACCTTCAAGCCCGAGCGTGACGGCCTGTTCTGCGCGCGTATCTTCGGTCCGGTGAAGGATTACGAATGCCTGTGCGGCAAGTACAAGCGCATGAAGTACAAGGGCGTCGTGTGCGAAAAGTGCGGCGTCGAAGTGACGGTGACCAAGGTCCGCCGCGAGCGCATGGGCCACATCGAACTGGCCGCGCCGGTGGCGCACATCTGGTTCCTGAAGTCGCTGCCGTCGCGCATCGGCCTGCTGCTCGACATGCAGCTCAAGCAGCTCGAGCGGGTGCTTTATTTCGAGAACTACATCGTCACCGAGCCGGGCCTGACCCCGCTGGAGAAGTTCCAGCTGCTGAGCGAGGATGAGCTCCTAGAAGCGCAGGACGAGTATGGCGAAGATGCCTTCACCGCCGGTATCGGCGCGGAAGCGGTCAAGATCATGCTGATGGATCTCGACCTCGAGCAGGAAAAGGAAGACCTGCTGGAAGAGCTCGCGACCACCAAGTCGAAGCTCAAGCCGGCCAAGATCATCAAGCGGCTCAAGGTCGTCGAAAGCTTCATCGAATCGGGCAACCGCCCCGAATGGATGATCCTCGACGTCGTGCCGGTCATCCCGCCCGAACTGCGCCCGCTGGTGCCGCTCGACGGTGGCCGCTTCGCCACGTCGGACCTCAACGACCTCTATCGCCGCGTCATCAACCGCAACAACCGCCTGAAGCGGCTGATCGAGCTGCGCGCGCCCGACATCATCGTCCGCAACGAAAAGCGCATGCTGCAGGAATCGGTCGATGCGCTGTTCGACAACGGCCGCCGCGGCCGCGTCATCACCGGCGCCAACAAGCGTCCGCTGAAGTCGCTCTCCGACATGCTCAAGGGCAAGCAGGGCCGCTTCCGCCAGAACCTGCTCGGCAAGCGCGTCGACTATTCGGGCCGTTCGGTCATCGTGACCGGTCCCGAACTCAAGCTGCACCAGTGCGGTCTGCCCAAGAAGATGGCGCTCGAGCTGTTCAAGCCGTTCATCTACGCCCGCCTCGACGCCAAGGGTCTCTCCATGACCCTCAAGCAGGCCAAGAAGTGGGTCGAGAAGGAGCGCAAGGAAGTCTGGGACATCCTCGATGAGGTGATCCGCGAGCATCCGGTGCTGCTCAACCGCGCGCCGACGCTGCACCGCCTGGGCATCCAGGCGTTCGAGCCGGTGCTGATCGAAGGCAAGGCGATCCAGCTGCACCCGCTGGTCTGCTCGGCCTTCAACGCCGACTTCGACGGCGACCAGATGGCCGTCCACGTGCCGCTTTCGCTGGAAGCCCAGCTCGAAGCGCGCGTGCTGATGATGTCGACCAACAACATCCTCTCGCCCGCCAACGGCAAGCCGATCATCGTGCCCTCGCAGGACATGGTGCTGGGTCTCTATTACCTGTCGATGGAACGGCAGGAGAAGACGCCCGAGTACATCGACGGCGAGAACGGCGAGAAGATCGAGAAGCTGCCGCGCTTCGCCGACATGGCCGAAGTGCACCAGGCGCTCGAGGTCAAGTCGGTCACGCTGCACACCCGCATCATCGCCCGCGTCCCGCAGGCCGACGAGCAGGGCAATGTGTCGATGGTCCGCTTCGTCACCACGCCGGGCCGCATGCTGATCGGCGAATGCCTGCCCAAGAACCACAAGGTTCCGTTCGACATCGTCAACCGCCTGCTGACCAAGAAGGACATCGGTGACGTGATCGACGAGGTCTATCGCCACACCGGCCAGAAGGACACGGTGCTGTTCGCCGACGCCATCATGGCGCTGGGCTTCCGCCACGCGTTCAAGGCCGGCATCAGCTTCGGCAAGGACGACATGATCATTCCGGACAGCAAGGACGGCATGATCGAGGAGACCAAGAAGCTGGTTGCCGATTACGAGCAGCAGTACCAGGACGGCCTCATCACCCAGCAGGAAAAGTACAACAAGGTGATCGACGCCTGGAGCCGTTGCGGCGACCAGGTGGCCGACGCGATGATGGCCGAGATCAAGTCGCAGAAGTTCGACGAGGACGGCAAGGAATCGCAGATCAACTCGATCTACATGATGAGCCACTCGGGTGCGCGCGGCAGCCCGGCGCAGATGAAGCAGCTCGCCGGTATGCGCGGCCTGATGGCCAAGCCGTCGGGCGAGATCATCGAGACCCCGATCATCTCGAACTTCAAGGAAGGCCTGACCGTCCTTGAATACTTCAACTCGACCCACGGCGCCCGCAAGGGCCTGGCCGATACCGCGCTCAAGACGGCGAACTCGGGTTACCTGACGCGCCGCCTGGTCGACGTGTCGCAGGACTGCGTGATCGTGGTCGACGACTGCGGCACCGAGAACGCGCTGGAAATGCGCGCCATCGTGCAGGGCGGTTCGGTGATCGCCTCGCTCGGCGAGCGTATCCTCGGCCGCACCACGGCAGAGGACCTCGTCAACGCCAAGACCGGCGAAGTGATCGTCAAGGCCGGCACGCTGCTGGACGAACCGATGGTCAAGGCCATCGAGGAAGCCGAAGTGCAGGTCGCCAAGATCCGCTCGCCGCTGGTCTGCGAGGCGGAACAGGGCGTTTGCGGCACCTGCTATGGCCGTGACCTTGCCCGCGGGACCCCGGTCAATATCGGCGAGGCTGTCGGCGTCATTGCCGCACAGTCGATCGGTGAGCCCGGCACCCAGCTGACGATGCGGACTTTCCACATCGGCGGCGCAGCGCAGCTCAACGAAACGAGCCACCTCGAGGCGATTTCGGACGGCACCGTGGTTTACCGCGACATGCCGACCATCACCGACAAGAAGGGCCGTATCCTCTCGCTCGCCCGCAACGGCGAACTGGCGGTGATCGACGCCGAAGGCCGCGAACGCGAAATCCACAAGGTGCCTTACGGTACCGTGCTGATGCACAAGGATGGCGGCAAGGTGAAGGAAGGCGAACGCCTGGCCGAGTGGGATCCGTTCTCGCTGCCGATCATCACCGAACAGTCGGGCGTGGTCCGCTACCAGGATCTCGCCGACGGCGTGACCATGGAAGAGATGGTCGACGATGCGACGGGTATTGCCCAGCGCGTCGTGACCGAGAACCGCGCCACCGGCCGCAAGAAGAAGGAAGACCTGCGTCCGCGGCTCACCCTTCTCAACGAAGCCGGCGACGAGACCGAGGCGGCACGCTACATGCTCGCCCCGGGCACGGCGCTGTCGGTCGAGGACGGCCAGCAGGTCGAAGCGGGTGACATCCTCGCCCGTGCATCGCGCGAAGCCGCCAAGACCCGCGACATCACCGGCGGTCTGCCGCGGGTCGCCGAGCTGTTTGAAGCCCGCGTGCCCAAGGACAATGCGATCATCGCCAAGATTTCCGGCAAGATCGAATTCGTCCGCGAGTACAAGGCCAAGCGCAAGATCGCGATCGTGCCCGAGGAAGGCGATCCGGTGGAATATCTGATCCCCAAGACCAAGGTGATCGACGTCCAGGAAGGCGACTTCGTCAAGAAGGGCGACACGCTGATCTCGGGCAGCCCCAACCCGCACGACATCCTCGATGTCCTCGGGGTCGAGGCTCTGGCCGAATATCTCGTGGCGGAAATCCAGGAAGTCTATCGCTTGCAGGGCGTGAAGATCAACGACAAGCACATCGAGGTGATCGTTCGCCAGATGCTGCAGAAGGTCGAGATCACCGACGGTGGCGATACCGTGCTGCTGCCGGGCGAACAGGTCGACCTCGATGAAATGAACGAAGCCAATGCCAAGCTGGCCAAGGGCAAGCAGCCCGCGACCGGCACCCCGGTGCTGCTCGGCATTACCAAGGCTTCGCTCCAGACCCGCTCGTTCATCTCGGCCGCCTCGTTCCAGGAAACCACCCGCGTGCTGACGCAGGCGGCGGTCGAAGGGAAGCGCGACAGCCTGATCGGCCTCAAGGAGAACGTGATCGTCGGCCGTCTCATCCCCGCCGGGACCGGCGCCGGCATGAACCGGATGCGCGTGACCGCCTCGGCCCGCGACGCCGCACTGCGCGCCGCGTGGAAGAAGCAACAGGACGCACTTGCCGCTTCGGGCGAAACCGAGAAGGAACCGGCACCGCAGGTGATGGACATGGACGCCATGGCCGCAGCCATGGGTGGCGATGTCGCCACCGAGGCTCCGGTCGAAGCCCCCGAGGCTGATGGCGAAGAGTAA
- a CDS encoding FkbM family methyltransferase, with product MRISRTIRNLAGSQGYVLRREPDGAALRAVLAGLHPVQTEHALIRLGAAHDGGYLVPDDLDGIAAVFSPGVDTTAEFERDCIARGMKSFQADGSIASSPLVDPANDFEARFIGIDSHGDTITLGDWVSAKAPGSDDLLLQMDIEGHEWLALAQTSDALLKRFRVIVLELHHLDALATDFGRLVMGPVIRRLARHFDVVHLHANNLAQPLRTREGELLELVEVTLLRKDRSTRRDPLGQLPHPLDADNLPDRPPIAIPPLISGMT from the coding sequence ATGCGTATCAGCAGGACGATCCGAAATCTGGCCGGTTCACAGGGCTACGTTCTCCGGCGCGAGCCGGATGGCGCGGCCTTGCGTGCCGTGCTGGCCGGCCTGCATCCGGTGCAGACCGAGCATGCGCTGATCCGTCTGGGGGCAGCGCATGACGGCGGCTATCTGGTGCCCGACGATCTCGACGGCATCGCCGCGGTATTCTCGCCGGGTGTCGATACCACCGCCGAGTTCGAACGCGACTGTATCGCCCGCGGCATGAAAAGCTTCCAGGCCGATGGCTCGATTGCCTCTTCGCCGCTGGTCGATCCAGCCAACGACTTCGAAGCCAGATTCATCGGGATCGACAGCCATGGCGACACCATCACCCTGGGTGACTGGGTCTCAGCCAAGGCTCCCGGTTCGGACGATCTGCTGCTGCAGATGGATATCGAAGGGCACGAATGGCTCGCGCTGGCGCAGACCAGCGATGCTCTGCTCAAACGGTTTCGCGTGATCGTGCTGGAACTGCACCATCTCGATGCACTGGCGACCGATTTCGGCCGGCTGGTGATGGGCCCGGTGATCCGCCGCCTGGCGCGCCATTTCGATGTCGTCCACCTGCACGCCAACAACCTCGCGCAGCCGCTGCGCACCCGCGAGGGCGAGCTGCTCGAGCTGGTCGAGGTAACGCTGCTGCGCAAGGATCGCTCGACCAGGCGCGATCCGCTGGGGCAGCTGCCACACCCGCTCGATGCCGACAACCTGCCCGATCGACCGCCGATCGCCATCCCGCCGCTGATATCCGGAATGACCTGA